The proteins below come from a single Salvelinus fontinalis isolate EN_2023a chromosome 1, ASM2944872v1, whole genome shotgun sequence genomic window:
- the LOC129853165 gene encoding heparan sulfate glucosamine 3-O-sulfotransferase 1-like → MACLLVAVFLLVLQAYAAPPDVVQSLDLGPGLTANDTLSPPLGTSKCAPHSIIIGVRKGGTRALLEMLDIHPEVAAAATEVHFFDWDENYAKGFDWYRELMPYSYTHQITVEKTPGYFTSALAPERIHAMNSSIKLLLILRDPTERVISDYTQVYFNRLENHKPVQAIENLLVRSGALNTRYKAIQRSLYDLHMSNWLRYFPLEQIHIVDGDTLIRDPLPELQKVERFLNLPPRIMSSNFYFNQTKGFYCIRSEGRERCLHESKGRPHPAVNGTVLQQLRSYLREHNHNFYRLVKRSFDWQ, encoded by the coding sequence ATGGCCTGCTTGCTGGTAGCAGTGTTCCTCCTGGTTCTCCAGGCATATGCTGCCCCACCAGATGTTGTTCAGAGTTTGGATCTAGGCCCTGGACTCACAGCTAATGACACTCTGTCTCCACCCCTGGGGACTAGTAAATGTGCCCCCCACAGCATCATCATTGGGGTGCGCAAGGGAGGCACACGCGCCCTGCTGGAAATGCTGGACATCCACCCTGAGGTCGCTGCCGCTGCCACAGAGGTGCACTTTTTCGACTGGGACGAGAACTACGCTAAGGGCTTTGACTGGTACCGGGAGCTGATGCCATATTCCTACACACACCAGATCACAGTGGAGAAGACGCCAGGCTACTTCACCTCTGCCTTGGCGCCAGAACGCATCCATGCCATGAACTCCTCCATCAAGCTGCTGCTGATCTTGCGGGACCCAACTGAACGTGTCATCTCAGACTACACCCAGGTCTACTTCAACCGCCTGGAGAACCACAAGCCAGTGCAGGCCATTGAGAACCTGCTGGTGCGCAGCGGAGCCCTCAATACCCGCTATAAGGCCATCCAGCGGAGCCTCTACGACTTGCACATGAGCAACTGGTTGCGCTATTTCCCCCTAGAGCAGATCCACATCGTTGATGGGGATACTTTGATCCGGGACCCGTTGCCTGAGCTACAGAAGGTGGAGCGTTTTCTCAACCTGCCCCCCAGGATAATGTCCTCCAACTTCTACTTCAACCAGACCAAGGGGTTCTACTGCATCCGGAGTGAAGGGCGAGAGCGCTGCCTGCACGAGTCCAAAGGGCGTCCCCACCCGGCTGTCAACGGCACTGTGCTGCAGCAGCTACGCTCCTACCTCCGGGAGCACAACCATAACTTCTACCGGCTGGTGAAGCGCTCCTTTGACTGGCAGTAA